GGCTTGGTACGATTTGGACCTGAGTTATTTTTTAGAGTATTAGAAAAAACAGATTCCTTTTTTAAAGTAGTTATTGATGAAGACACATTTGAATCTGCGTATTTAAAAATAAACCCGAATTATGCTTTATATACTGAATTAAGTCAGGTTTATGCGAACAGTTGTTCTAATTGCCCTGGCTCTAATTATAATCCAGATTTTTATATTTATGAAACTTGGGAGAACTACTTTAAAAGGTTAGAATTTATTACCATAAAAGGTCTAGATATTTATAGTAGTGCCAATGGCATCATACTCTTAGAGAAAAATAATGACGCATTTTTACCCTTTCAAGTCACCGCATTAGAAGGAGATTGGATAAAAATCAAAAAAGCAAAGTTATATGAAAGTTATTTCGACAATACGATAAACTACGATGGTTGGGTACGTTGGAAAAACAACATGGAGATTTTAGTAGACATTACAGAACACACGTATGAATAACTACTTTTATTAACCTTTGTTTTTTGATGAATTAACTATCGAATACTGCACGAATTTTCCATAAACACAAATAACAGGTTACTATATTTTTAGACTAATATATACTCGCTAGCCACGAATATAACTTTATACAGTTAATTAAAGTACTGACTAATTATCTTTGAACTTCAAACCAACCCAAATGCAAAAAATAATTTATTTATTTTTATTACATACACTATGGGGTTTCTCGCAAGAAACTAAGGTTAGCGTTGACAGTATTTCTCAAGAAAAAACAATTAATTATTATTCTGAAGACACAGACTTGGTTGGTCGTTACGAAATCTATTATGCCAATGGACTTCTAAAAGAAAAAGGGCAAACCGCATATGAGTTTGGATGTGGAATGAAAAGTGGAACGTTTGAATTCTTTACGAAAAATGGTAAATTGCTTAAAACCGAAGTTTACAACAATTGGCTTAAAAACCTTGGAGACGGTTGCCACAGCACAATACATGACATTACCGTAAATGAATACCATGAAAATGGAAAATTAAAAGCAGAAAAGAAGTATCAAAGCTCTTATGAAGCCGGTGAAAAAAATAAAGTTGGGGTTTGGAGAGACTTTGACACCTACGGTTATGTTAACAACACCACATCTTACCCATGGACGTATCCTCATAAAGAACTACCAAATAACATTATAAAAGCAGAAAAAGCATTGGTAACTTTATTTGAAAAACTAAAAAACAGTGAGCCCCGAATACGCTATGAAAGTGTGGCTCCATCTTTTGAAAAAGAATTACTTGTAACTCTTAATTTACAGAACAGTTGGCAATATCCATTTCAAGAATTGTCAAAAAAAATCAGAATTTTATCCTCTAAAGACAGTTTAATACGCACTTTTGCATGGGATGAAAGAGAGGGTGGTAGTCGCCATAACATGAAAAGTTATATTCAATACAAAAATAATCACATCTTACAGATTGAAAACTTAAGAGATAACGAAGAAGAAAATGGCTTTAGAAATGCGACCATTGACGAAATTGTTGCTTTTGATAATGGTTATTTTATTTTGGGCTGGGGTAGTTTTGGTAGTGGAGCCATGCATTTGATAATCACCTATTATAAATTTATTAACGGTATTTTAAAACCATGGCCAATCTTTGAGAATAATAAAACCGAGTATGGTATTGAAATATCTAGAGGTGATAAATTCAATCTAAAAATTGATCCAGAATTGCAACAAATAACTTTTAATGAGACGTTGTATAATGAGGACATGGGTTACTATTATCAAACAGGAAAACTGACTACCCTCGCTTTTATTGATCGGTTAAACATATTTGTAAAAAAAGAAGAAAAATAAAATCAATCAAAAATAGACGTCAAGGCATCATCAATCCATTCATATTGAAATTGAAATCCTTGATTTTTTATTTTCGTATTGACTAAGTATTGACTTTCCAATACGATAGCTGACATCTCACCTAGCACCAACTTTAATACAAAAGCAGGTATATTAGGTAACCAAATTGGCTTGTTCAATTGTTTTGCAATGGCTTTGGTAAGCATTTTATTAGATACCGGATTAGAAGCTACAGCATTAAAAACACCATCATTATTGTGTTCTATCGTAAATAAATACATGTTTGCCATGTCAGTAACATGTATCCATGATTGTATTTGCTTACCACTCCCCAAAGGAGCACCAACATAATAGTTGATTGGTTTTACCATCTCATCTAAGGCTCCTCCATCACTTGAAAGTACAATTCCCGTTCGCAACTTAGACACGGTAATACCTAAACCTTCCAACGTATCAACCTCGTCTTCCCATTTTTTAACCACTTCTCCTAAAAAAGAATCGCTGACTACCCTGTTATCGGTCTCTTTATATTTTGCATCTAACGAAGAAGGATAAATACCCAATGCCGATGCCGAAGAAAAATGAGTCACCTTATGCTCATTCTCAGAAAGTAATTTATATAACAATTTAACGGTATCAATTCTACTACTGAGTATATTTTGTTTTTGTTTCTCGGTCCATCGTTTAGAAATAGAAGCTCCTGCCAAATTAATAATGGCATCAACACCTTCAATACACTTTATATCAATTTCTTGAGAGCTAGGATTGTAATAAAAACCCTTTTTTGTAGCAGATTTAATTATTTTCTCTTTATTGGTAGTTAAATAATGAACAACATAATTTTTACGTGCACAAAGTGCCATAATTTCATTACCAATTAACCCTGTAGCTCCTGTAATTAATATTTTCATACACTTATTTACTAAAAACCCGAGCCATTAAACTATCGGCATTTAACCAAATAAGAATTACTAAGAGTAATAATACAATTAATAGCATTGCTCTTTTTTGGTTAGGTTGTCTTCTAGGTCTTAATCTTTTAAATTTCATGTGTCTTTCCTTATTTCTTTTTCAATGGTCACATGCAGTTCGCAAATAATCATTTCCTTAAATGACAAAATTTTTAACTTGCTCGTGTCATAATACATAAATATAATAATACTCAAAATTACAATTTTAAAAGCAAAATGCGTAATTGAGTATTATTTTAAAAACAGTACCTTTGTTGACTTATTTTGTGAACTGAATGAAGAACATCCGTAACTTTTGTATTATCGCACATATTGACCATGGTAAAAGTACCTTGGCAGATAGATTGCTAGAATTTACTGGCACTATAACCGATCGAGAAAAGCAAGATCAGCTATTAGACAGTATGGACCTAGAGCGAGAGCGTGGTATTACCATAAAAAGTCATGCCATACAAATGGATTACATGTACAAAGGTGAAAAATATACACTTAACCTTATTGACACCCCTGGCCACGTCGATTTTTCTTACGAAGTATCGCGTTCCATTGCTGCATGTGAAGGAGCATTATTAATTGTTGATGCCGCACAAAGCATTCAAGCACAGACCATTTCTAATTTATATTTAGCTTTAGAAAATGACTTGGAGATTATTCCGGTTCTTAATAAAGTAGACTTACCAAGTGCAAACCCAGAAGAGGTTACTGATGATATTGTGGACTTGATTGGTTGTAAAGCTGAAGATGTGATTCCTGCCAGTGCAAAAACCGGATTAGGTATTGAAGCTATTTTAGAAGCGATAATTCACAAAGTTCCTGCTCCAACAGGAAATCCCGATGGACCTTTACAAGCATTAATATTTGATTCTGTTTATAATCCCTTTAGAGGTGTTGAAACTTATTTTAGAGTTTTAAACGGCTCTATTAAAAAAGGTCAAAACATAAAATTTATTGCAACGGGAAAAACTTATTTTGCCGATGAAGTGGGTACTTTAAAATTAAAACAAGCCCCTAAAACTGAAATTAAAACAGGCGATGTTGGCTATTTAATTACAGGTATAAAAGAGGCTAAAGAAGTAAAAGTTGGTGATACTATAACCGATGCTAAAAACCCTACTACCAATGCTATTGAAGGTTTTGAAGATGTAAAACCAATGGTTTTTGCAGGTATTTATCCCGTAGATACCGAAGATTATGAAGAGCTCAGAAACTCTATGGAAAAATTACAATTGAACGATGCTTCTCTTGTATTTACTCCTGAAAGTTCTGCGGCTTTAGGATTCGGATTTCGATGTGGATTTTTAGGCATGTTACACCTTGAAATTATTCAAGAACGTTTAGAGCGTGAATTTGATATGACGGTAATTACAACCGTACCTAACGTATCCTATCATGCGTATACCCATAAAGATGTAAATACCAAAATTCTAGTTAATAATCCCACAGATTTACCAGATCCGTCAAGACTTGAACGTGTTGAAGAGCCTTATATTAAAGCCACAATAATCACAAAATCAGAGTTTGTAGGTAATGTAATGTCATTGTGTATAGAAAAACGTGGCGAAATTACCAATCAAACCTATTTAACTACAGAACGTGTTGAACTTACTTTTGACATGCCGTTAGCAGAAATTGTATTTGATTTTTATGATCGCTTAAAAACGGTTTCTAAAGGATATGCATCTTTCGATTATTCACCAATCGGAATGCGAGCTTCTAAATTGGTAAAAGTTGATATTTTACTGAATGCTCAACCTGTTGATGCCCTTTCTGCTTTATTACATGCCGATAATGCCTATGGCATCGGTAAAAAAATGTGTGAAAAGTTACGACAGTTAATTCCAAGACAACAATTTGACATTCCTATTCAAGCAGCTATTGGAGCAAAAATTATCTCTAGAGAAACCATCAAAGCACTTCGTAAAGATGTTACCGCAAAATGTTATGGTGGTGATATTTCTCGTAAGCGTAAACTGTTAGAAAAACAGAAAAAAGGTAAAAAACGGATGCGTCAAGTAGGTAATGTAGAAATACCACAAGAAGCATTTATGTCTGTGCTGAAATTGAATGATTAAAAGGTTTTACATCGATACATTTCACCTTCAGTTGGCCATAAAACAAAACTCCAATAATTAAATTGATCTACCCATTTCGAAAGAATAAGTAATTTATACGTTAAAGAAACGTTAAAATTGTTATATTTGAGTAACTAAACGGGGAGTTTGTTGCTAAAAAATGTCGCTATATTCTTATTGCTTACGCATACTATTTGCTATTCTCAAAGAATAGATCAGCTAGGTAAAGCAAAACCATTGACCATAAGCGGAGGGTTTTCTGCCAATTCTATTTTTTATAATGGGTTGGCAAATAGAGAACCATTTACTTATTTTTTAAACGGAAATATAAATGCCAATATTTATGGACTTTATAATATTCCAGTTTCATTTGCTTATACCAATCAGCAATTCGCTTTTAATGAGCCTTCCTTTAAAATAAATAGATTGAGTTTGCATCCATCTTATAAATGGATAGCAACGCACATTGGAGATGTTGCCATGAGTTTTTCACCATATACGTTAAACGGGCATCAATTTACGGGCTTTGGAGTAGACTTAACTCCTAACGGTCCCTTTAAAATAAGTGCTATGTATGGACGATTAATACGTAAGAGAGAATATAATATTCAGGAACCTGAAATAGAACCCACTTATAAAAGAATGGGTTATGGTGTAAAAACTGCCTATGAAAAATCAAATTATAGTATCGGCTTAACACTATTTAAGGCAAAAGACGAACGCAACTCCATTAGCTCTTTTTTTACTGATGATATTGGTGTAGCTCCTAAAGAAAATTTAGTAGTTAGCATTGACGGACGTGTAAAACTATTTAAAAGAGCAAATATTAATGTAGAATATGCAAAAAGTGCATTGACAAATAATTTACTTGCCGAAAACGGCGATAACAACAATTTATTAGCATCGTTTATTAATGAAAACACAACTACAACTTATCACAATGCTTTTAAAGCCGATTTTGCTTATACCGTAGGCCAAGGAGCAATTGGCGTAGGTTATGAAAGAGTTGACCCAGAATATCAAACCTTGGGTGCTTATTATTTTAACAATGATTTAGAGAATATTACGGTAAAATTAAGCCAAACGCTATTCAACAATAAACTGAATGTAAACATCAATACTGGCTTGCAAAGGGATGATTTGGCAAAACAAAAACAAAGTCAGTTAAATAGAATTGTTGCTAATATCAATCTAAGTTTAAGGGCGAGCGAGAAATTTACCGTTAATGGTTCGTATTCTAATTTTAGAGCTCATACTCAAATTAAAAACCAATTTGACTATATCAATGAAGTTAGACCATTTGACAATCTCGACACCTTAAATTTCACTCAAATTTCACAAAATGCCAATTTGAACTTAAATTATAACATCCTTCAAAAGAAAGAAAAAAGGCAGAGCATCAATGTAAACTTATCCTATCAAAAGACTACCGAACAACAAGATGCCTTTTTAGTTGATGTGCTTAATAACGACTCTCAATTTTTTAATGGTAATATGGCTTATAATCTCACTTTTTCTGAGAAAAATCTATCTATTACAGGAGCTTTTAATTCAACTTACAATACAATTTCAGTTAATAAAACCATTACCTTGGGGCCAACATTGGCGATTGCAAAACTGTTTTTTGATAAAAAATTGAGAACGGCTTTTTCAAGTTCCTATAATACAACTTCTACAGACAGTGAGCGTCAAGGCAATGTAGTAAACTTTCGTGTAAACGGTTCCTACAGGTGGTTAGAAAATCACAATTTTACACTAAATGTTATTCAGCTTTTTAGAAATACGATCTCACAAGATAATGTAAATGACTTTACAGCCACCATAGGTTATAATTACACCTTTAGTAATCGAAAAAAGAAAAGAAAAAAAGGGGAAATTATTAAACAACAAGTCGAAAATTCCGTTACTCCTAAAGAGCAAAAAGTGCTGAAAAAATTGATTAGAATAAACTACAAAGGATATCAATTTGAAGGGGCACCATCCGAAATAACAAAGCAATTGGACACATTAAATAAAAGCGAGAATTTAACTTTTGTGGATGATAGTGTAAAGGATAATCTTAACCAATTATTTGAAAAAGTTAAAGGATCAGAACTAGAAACGGTTAAAATTTATAAAGTAAGTGTCCATTCATTTATAGACGCCATCGACCAAAACACTTCTTCTTTAGATAAATATAGAAGAGAAATTACCACTGCGGTAAGATCATTAGCTTCCAACATTTCAGAAGCCCATAATAGCCTAGAGAAGAAATATGTAGAAACAAAAGCAGAACTCAATAAAACACTAACAATAGATGATAACTACAATTCGAATAAGCAAGCTTATGAAGAGGCAAAAGAACGTTTTGTACATCATTGTTATATTTTAAAACAATTGCAAAAACCAGAAAAAGCAGTATTAAATAGTTTACCTATTTATAAAGGGGATATGCTCACTGAAGTAGATGATATGCGAACAAAAGGTATTAACGAAGATCAAATTGCCGCTCAAGTAAAAATGGCATTGATAGCTTATTATGATGAGGAGGCTTCG
The nucleotide sequence above comes from Aureibaculum algae. Encoded proteins:
- a CDS encoding TonB-dependent receptor; amino-acid sequence: MLKNVAIFLLLTHTICYSQRIDQLGKAKPLTISGGFSANSIFYNGLANREPFTYFLNGNINANIYGLYNIPVSFAYTNQQFAFNEPSFKINRLSLHPSYKWIATHIGDVAMSFSPYTLNGHQFTGFGVDLTPNGPFKISAMYGRLIRKREYNIQEPEIEPTYKRMGYGVKTAYEKSNYSIGLTLFKAKDERNSISSFFTDDIGVAPKENLVVSIDGRVKLFKRANINVEYAKSALTNNLLAENGDNNNLLASFINENTTTTYHNAFKADFAYTVGQGAIGVGYERVDPEYQTLGAYYFNNDLENITVKLSQTLFNNKLNVNINTGLQRDDLAKQKQSQLNRIVANINLSLRASEKFTVNGSYSNFRAHTQIKNQFDYINEVRPFDNLDTLNFTQISQNANLNLNYNILQKKEKRQSINVNLSYQKTTEQQDAFLVDVLNNDSQFFNGNMAYNLTFSEKNLSITGAFNSTYNTISVNKTITLGPTLAIAKLFFDKKLRTAFSSSYNTTSTDSERQGNVVNFRVNGSYRWLENHNFTLNVIQLFRNTISQDNVNDFTATIGYNYTFSNRKKKRKKGEIIKQQVENSVTPKEQKVLKKLIRINYKGYQFEGAPSEITKQLDTLNKSENLTFVDDSVKDNLNQLFEKVKGSELETVKIYKVSVHSFIDAIDQNTSSLDKYRREITTAVRSLASNISEAHNSLEKKYVETKAELNKTLTIDDNYNSNKQAYEEAKERFVHHCYILKQLQKPEKAVLNSLPIYKGDMLTEVDDMRTKGINEDQIAAQVKMALIAYYDEEASLHATEDDIVILNME
- the lepA gene encoding translation elongation factor 4, coding for MKNIRNFCIIAHIDHGKSTLADRLLEFTGTITDREKQDQLLDSMDLERERGITIKSHAIQMDYMYKGEKYTLNLIDTPGHVDFSYEVSRSIAACEGALLIVDAAQSIQAQTISNLYLALENDLEIIPVLNKVDLPSANPEEVTDDIVDLIGCKAEDVIPASAKTGLGIEAILEAIIHKVPAPTGNPDGPLQALIFDSVYNPFRGVETYFRVLNGSIKKGQNIKFIATGKTYFADEVGTLKLKQAPKTEIKTGDVGYLITGIKEAKEVKVGDTITDAKNPTTNAIEGFEDVKPMVFAGIYPVDTEDYEELRNSMEKLQLNDASLVFTPESSAALGFGFRCGFLGMLHLEIIQERLEREFDMTVITTVPNVSYHAYTHKDVNTKILVNNPTDLPDPSRLERVEEPYIKATIITKSEFVGNVMSLCIEKRGEITNQTYLTTERVELTFDMPLAEIVFDFYDRLKTVSKGYASFDYSPIGMRASKLVKVDILLNAQPVDALSALLHADNAYGIGKKMCEKLRQLIPRQQFDIPIQAAIGAKIISRETIKALRKDVTAKCYGGDISRKRKLLEKQKKGKKRMRQVGNVEIPQEAFMSVLKLND
- a CDS encoding TIGR01777 family oxidoreductase produces the protein MKILITGATGLIGNEIMALCARKNYVVHYLTTNKEKIIKSATKKGFYYNPSSQEIDIKCIEGVDAIINLAGASISKRWTEKQKQNILSSRIDTVKLLYKLLSENEHKVTHFSSASALGIYPSSLDAKYKETDNRVVSDSFLGEVVKKWEDEVDTLEGLGITVSKLRTGIVLSSDGGALDEMVKPINYYVGAPLGSGKQIQSWIHVTDMANMYLFTIEHNNDGVFNAVASNPVSNKMLTKAIAKQLNKPIWLPNIPAFVLKLVLGEMSAIVLESQYLVNTKIKNQGFQFQYEWIDDALTSIFD
- a CDS encoding toxin-antitoxin system YwqK family antitoxin, with amino-acid sequence MQKIIYLFLLHTLWGFSQETKVSVDSISQEKTINYYSEDTDLVGRYEIYYANGLLKEKGQTAYEFGCGMKSGTFEFFTKNGKLLKTEVYNNWLKNLGDGCHSTIHDITVNEYHENGKLKAEKKYQSSYEAGEKNKVGVWRDFDTYGYVNNTTSYPWTYPHKELPNNIIKAEKALVTLFEKLKNSEPRIRYESVAPSFEKELLVTLNLQNSWQYPFQELSKKIRILSSKDSLIRTFAWDEREGGSRHNMKSYIQYKNNHILQIENLRDNEEENGFRNATIDEIVAFDNGYFILGWGSFGSGAMHLIITYYKFINGILKPWPIFENNKTEYGIEISRGDKFNLKIDPELQQITFNETLYNEDMGYYYQTGKLTTLAFIDRLNIFVKKEEK